Proteins encoded together in one Verrucomicrobiia bacterium window:
- a CDS encoding DUF2075 domain-containing protein codes for MAGTTPMVSSLRAWYGASIAEFLASDQDLVLGQLTSHSDFAVLPTQRDAWRVQIDILRSHLPGLDGSVFLEFNIPRMGRRVDGILLIGPVVFAIEFKVGERVFDRAAIDQVWDYALDLRNFHEASHEVSLVPILVATECPQPPRLRLTKDPDRVFRPILTHPSDLRTVLEEGVRAASGAAIDGPAWAGAPYRPTPTIVEAARALYSRHSVEAIARFDAGARNLQVTSHRIEELIDEARAASQKVICFVTGVPGAGKTLVGLNVATRRRDAEQPTHAVFLSGNGPLVAVLREALTRDECERRKEQGERVRKGRVGECVKAFIQNVHHFRDDGLINSGPPVEHVVIFDEAQRAWNRRQTASFMRRKKNRPGFDQSEPEFLISYLDRHADWAVIICLVGGGQEINTGEAGIGAWLEAVNHRFEHWRRVISPRLIDSEYAADGALETARRSQATRFEDSLHLAVSMRSFRAENVSAFIKALLDGERQKAREAFSEFRLRYPLALTRSLPAAKSWIRSHARGSERYGLVASSKSMRLKPHAIDIRVAINPVHYFLNDREDTRSSYYLEDVATEFQVQGLELDWVCVAWDADFRAAENGWTYHDFRGDRWCNIANPDNREYLRNAYRVLLTRARQGMVVFIPPGDPHDPTRSPAFYDSSYQLLREIGIPEIT; via the coding sequence ATGGCCGGCACGACTCCAATGGTATCGTCGCTGCGCGCCTGGTACGGGGCGTCCATTGCCGAATTCCTGGCCTCCGATCAGGACCTTGTTCTCGGGCAACTGACATCACACTCCGACTTCGCGGTGCTGCCCACCCAACGCGATGCCTGGCGGGTGCAGATCGACATTCTCCGCAGCCATCTTCCCGGGCTGGACGGGTCTGTGTTCCTTGAGTTCAACATCCCGCGGATGGGGCGTCGGGTGGATGGGATCCTCCTCATCGGCCCCGTGGTCTTCGCAATCGAGTTCAAGGTGGGCGAGCGCGTTTTCGATCGCGCGGCAATCGACCAGGTCTGGGACTACGCACTCGACCTCAGGAACTTTCACGAGGCCAGCCATGAAGTGTCGCTGGTTCCCATCCTCGTCGCCACCGAATGCCCCCAGCCACCCCGGCTCCGGCTCACCAAGGATCCGGACCGCGTGTTCCGCCCTATTCTGACCCATCCGTCGGACCTGCGCACAGTGCTGGAGGAGGGTGTTCGCGCCGCGTCCGGAGCGGCGATCGACGGACCGGCTTGGGCCGGAGCCCCCTACCGCCCCACTCCCACCATCGTCGAGGCGGCGCGAGCCCTCTACTCGCGTCACTCCGTCGAAGCCATTGCGCGATTCGACGCGGGCGCACGGAATCTGCAGGTAACGTCCCACCGCATCGAGGAACTGATCGACGAAGCGCGGGCGGCGAGTCAGAAGGTCATCTGCTTCGTCACCGGTGTCCCCGGCGCTGGAAAAACCCTGGTCGGTCTCAACGTGGCGACCCGAAGGCGTGATGCCGAACAACCCACCCACGCGGTTTTCCTCTCCGGGAACGGCCCGCTGGTTGCCGTTCTCCGTGAAGCCCTGACCCGTGACGAATGCGAAAGGCGCAAGGAACAGGGTGAAAGGGTTCGCAAAGGGCGGGTGGGTGAATGCGTCAAAGCGTTCATCCAGAACGTGCACCACTTTCGCGACGATGGACTGATCAACTCCGGACCGCCAGTGGAGCATGTCGTGATCTTCGATGAAGCACAGCGAGCCTGGAATCGCAGGCAGACGGCGAGCTTCATGCGTCGGAAGAAGAACCGCCCAGGGTTCGATCAATCGGAGCCGGAGTTTCTGATTTCCTACCTGGACCGGCACGCGGACTGGGCGGTGATCATCTGCCTGGTGGGGGGTGGCCAGGAGATCAACACCGGTGAGGCAGGAATTGGTGCATGGCTGGAGGCCGTGAACCACCGCTTCGAACACTGGCGCAGGGTCATCTCGCCGCGGCTCATTGACTCGGAATACGCCGCGGACGGCGCCCTGGAGACCGCCCGGCGGAGTCAAGCCACCCGCTTCGAAGACTCCCTGCACCTTGCGGTATCCATGCGTTCGTTCCGGGCGGAGAACGTTTCCGCATTCATCAAAGCCCTGCTGGACGGGGAAAGACAAAAGGCTCGCGAGGCCTTCTCCGAATTCCGCCTCCGCTATCCCCTGGCCCTGACCCGCAGCCTCCCCGCGGCCAAGAGCTGGATCCGCTCCCACGCCCGGGGTTCGGAACGCTACGGACTGGTGGCCTCCTCGAAGTCCATGCGGCTCAAGCCGCATGCCATCGACATCCGTGTCGCCATCAACCCGGTTCACTACTTCCTGAACGATCGCGAGGACACGCGATCCAGTTACTACCTCGAGGATGTGGCCACCGAGTTTCAGGTCCAGGGCCTGGAACTCGACTGGGTCTGTGTTGCCTGGGATGCGGACTTTCGTGCTGCCGAGAACGGTTGGACGTATCACGATTTCCGCGGGGATCGCTGGTGCAACATCGCGAACCCCGACAACCGCGAGTACCTGCGCAATGCCTACCGGGTCCTGCTCACCCGGGCGCGACAAGGCATGGTCGTCTTCATTCCCCCCGGGGATCCCCATGATCCCACGCGCTCGCCGGCATTTTACGATTCCTCCTATCAACTCCTCCGTGAGATCGGCATTCCCGAGATCACGTAA